The Rhododendron vialii isolate Sample 1 chromosome 3a, ASM3025357v1 nucleotide sequence cttcaacatTCCTTTAccccccaaacaaacaaaaatcccTATGCCAAGTAAAAGTACCGCCATTGCAGTCAACACATTCACCAGTTTTTTACCATACTCAACCTCCTCCTTCAACCTCTTCCTCAAGCCCACATTCTTTGCTTCGACCTCTTCCACCTTCACCCTCAACTGCACATTGTTTGCTTCCACTTGTTCCATCTTCACCCTCAAATCCTCCATCTCCACCCTCAAATCCACCATCTCCAATTCATTCCAATCTTCCTTGTTCTTGTATTGTTCCATTTTCAGTGCAAAACCATCCTCCATCTCCTTCAAATTTCTGTTCATGCAATTCATCTTCATTACAAACCATTCCTCCCTCTCTTTTAGCTTTGCAATTTTGGCCctcaaatcaacattttccttttgcaaatcatcgttcttcttcaccATCCAGTTCCCAAAATCCTTCCCTCTCTCACATGTGGGCGGGTCAACCCAGTCAAAGAACTAACAACCTTCATCAtcctaaaaaccaaaaaattacatttttatccaataaattaaaattaaatatgaataaaaaaaatgataacagAATTGAAAATATcataaaaattaagtaaaatACAAGTCTAAAAACCAAACACAAGTATTTATATCCCTTAATACATTAAAATTTATGGGTTAAGGGTTATGAGAAAGTAGAAATGGGGAGGAACATATAGTCAATCACcctaaaaacccaaaataaaaaaatttcaatctaattttattatgaaaaattcaaattcaaatttaaatctATTGGGTGCGAATCAAATGGGAAACAAAATTAGAGGGAGATGAGACCGATTTTAAATATACTGGCCTTCTTGTAGTTCACACATCCTAGGAATCTCCTACCCACGTTTGGTTCAGTTAGGGCTGTTCTTAGTGGAGCCCTAACTCCACAACCACTAAGAACTTTTGTCCCGGGGTCTGTCCGTAGGCCAAATTCTATTAGGGGGCGAGCGAGACAAACGAGAATAGTTCGAAGGGTGTCTTGGTAATTAACCCTTGTTTCAATAGTTGAATGGCAAGTCTAAATTGGAGGGAAGTGTTCTAACTAGGtaggattttcaaaaaatggacaatCAATTAGAACGCAGAGAGTATTATTTTTGTCAGGTATAAAATAGTAACGcctgttttgagttttttttttatcccctaaaTTATGCACATTTTCTCTACTTAGTCTCTAAATTATCAAGTTGATGATTTCATCCTCTCAACTATCATACCATTACCTACTTAGTCTAATAGATAatgaaaattagaaatttggatgaaaaatgtCATGTAAGGCCCTGTTTGGACCCTGtaaagcagatacttgattatgagagtcttagagataaaaattaattatggctctttaggataaaatgatcagaaaaataagatattcacaccggttcaaacaaattgaaaattggagcactaaatttttttacaaggttAATATATTAGAATCTTACGTGACATGTGACATTTTATAGAAACTAACACatacatgtttttttatttatttataaaaagaTTGAAttctttatatagaatttagctgaccaaaaaaaaaatatatatagaatttagactgtttctatattaaaaatatggttaaaaattaagcgatccaattttcaatcagtgtGAACCGGTTCGGAGATATTAATTTTCTGATTACTTTATGCTAAAAGgttatagttaattttttttgtctaaagctctcataatcaagtatttaCTCTAAAAGGTCCCATATAAAAAGCAGATATTTAATTCTAatagccctagagataaaaattaatcatctttagaataatatgatcagaaaaataatatcttcgcaccattccaaacgaattgaaaattcgaacacttaatttttttaggtctatatactaaaaaatatggttaaaaaattaagtgctccaattttcaatctgttgaaACCAGTGCGAaggtcttatttttctgatcattttatcttaaaggatcataattaatttttatctctaaaactctcataatcaagtatatgCTCTATAGAGTCCCAAACAGACCTTACACggcattttccgtccaaattccTACAAACAGACCTTACATggcattttccatccaaattcctaacttctgttatctattggactaagtaggtaaatgtatgatagttgaggggatgaaatcgtcaaattgatagtttagggattaagtagagaaaatgtgtatagtttaggggataaaaaggaaaaaaactctTGGGTTAATAATCTTGTGatattactttttattttcaattttttcgaCTTTGTCGtcaatttttgtgtgtgtggaatATTGGCTtatctcgatgagagaaatctaaaaggtaaaaactCATTATCAAAAATCTTacaaagttcactaaagacaaaaataatccaaaacagaTCGACTTTTTGGAtcattttcgtctttattacgAAACGAATTACTTggattaataatttttaaattgtgATTTTCTTTCGATTGGCTGTAGTAGTTTGTTTCTTTGCTTTTCAAATGCTAGAGAGAAAAGGATATGAACCAGGTTGAGGATGATGGAGCTCATTCTCAGGAGTTGCATgcaaaatatttcttcttttttcccccttttttatTTATGCAATCGTAAGCAACAGACCGTGGCTTCTATTTCTAGCAAGAAGATTTCGTCTAATATTTGATTTATATGTCTTCGGATGAATAAAATTGTTACATGAATTAGAATAAAGTCAGTGAATATGATCAAAGAAAGGCCATACTTTTTATCAAGTGGCAACACGAAAAGATGAGTACAACAAACCAAACTAAATCACACTAGGCCTTGTATTCCAGTCAGCTACAAGGATCATTTTTCTCATTCTTCTCAGCTACATGAATCACACTACGCCcttcttattcttatttttatttcgaTCTTCTTCTAATTCGCCaatcttcttattttgttcaatctgACTTTCCGAAGCCATATGTTCTCTTTGCatagaaaaattaaattttcaaagTATCAAGTAGTACCAGCCCTTTCTGAAAGCATTCATAGTTAAGAGCAGAATAATTCTTCACTTTCTTGTATAATCTTGGTCTTTTCTCATCCACCAATTGATCAACAGGTTCGATCTCGTTCTCTGGTTCTGGCCTCTTGAACATAACGACAGACATCTTCTCCCTCTCCCGGTTAGTCACTACCCTGTGGGTTGGGCTCGTGAATGCTCCATTACTCAATATCTGGATACGCATAAAAGGCCAATTCTACCAATGAGTAAAGCTTCTTATCTTCTCTATTAGCGAGACAGAATGTGGTTTTTAGGAACGATTTGAGGGGGGAAATCCCCTACTGGAACACAATCTAACAACTACTACTCAACACACTGAATGTGGTGTATGTAGTTGCAACATAACATGTGTTCATATATATAATGTGTACTACGGCCATGCGGTGTTCATTTTCCGCTTTGTACGCCCACACAAGAGAATACAGGAGATGATTTACTGTTCTACTGTTCTCTAAAGGATTACTAGATGAAAGACTGAGATTAGTGAAGGGCTTAAAAGCGCCTTAGGTATCTGCTATGTATGGGTAAATTGCTTCGTCAAAAATTGTATCGGGTTTCATTCTTGTAATGTATTGGCTAAAAAAATCCAAGCAATGCTCAGTTCAAACCACATTCCCGTGACGCTTGTGTGCAAATTAGACAAAAGAATGTACCTGCATTTGATCACCAAGATTGACAAATAGGGCATGAGGAATTATGGGAACTGTAAGCCACTGGTCCTCTTTCAAAACTTGAAGGCCTTGTACTTCTTTGTCTTGCAGTAGAACAGTGACCCCTGATCCGTCTGAATGGGGTTTGACCCCGAACACTTGGTCTGGTCTGGTACAAGTTGGGTAGAGGATGAATCTCCCTTGCATAACTGATCTGTCTCCAAACTGTTTTGAGAAGCTGCTCACTTCCAATTTGAGTGATTTTGCCATGGCCTTGAATAAAATACCAACTACAGAATCGATGTTCATGGCGTATTCATCAATTGTCTCCCTGCAATAACAAGAATCGTAGCTCATGGCCAAATATGAACACAAGTGTATATTTTGTTCGTTGCATTCATATGAGTATTGGCTTTGTATATAGAAATATATTAGGTCTGCAGATATCTGAGAAGCGTGGGTGAAGTCTATCAATGCGATTTATGTCAGTTTGTGAAACAGAGTAGCAAATTCTGCGCATCACGTTTACATTGAATTTTTAAGGTTGTGAAGCTGGGCCACTttgcgcgcacctcaactaattctaaGGTCCTAAAAGTTAATGACCGGGGAAACCTCCAGTGGctccaaggtttggaatgtttggcttcCGTGGGATTCAAACATGCGACTTCATGGAGGATAAGCACTTATTACTTGGGGTTTGCTATATCTAGATCTTGGTTTTGTCAAGTATAAGATTGGGTTTGTCAAGTATAAGAAACTGTTAAggctgttttatttttttgccttgggcaaaattacataaaacctGAATGTTTCTCCTTGTCATAGCCAAGATCCAGATGTAAGAGTTTATTggtgctgtgtttggatcttcaAACCTATGGAGAGGAAAAATAACAGTAGAAAAATGTATGAGTGAACATAAGAAAAAATCACCTAAAGTCTTGTGGCTTTTCTGGCCAATATTTGAGATTTCTTTGATCTTCTGGGTAAATCAACACAGTGAGACGATCACACCAGTCAAGAACTTGTTTTTCTGAGACTAGAGGGTCAAGCCCGTACCCTTGGAGCGCAACGGCTGCTTTACCGTATCTTTGCTTTTCCTCGAATGGAAGCTCAAAGAACTTTTTGGTGACTTCCCTTACCTTGTCAAGAAACTGCATTGATATCCCATGCCCTATTACCTGATACCCATGGTAAAAAAAATGTTGGTGgttttttaagtattttaatattaaaaattaCTCTTACTATTTACTACAAAGTTAGAAAATGTTGGTGTTATATATTGATGCATGCAGGCGTTTGAGGGGCAGAAGCATAAGCCTATGGCTGAGAGCCTGAGGCAGTGTAGTGTGATCAATGTTATCCTATATATAttgctccatttttttttatcatcaataTTGTTCTTACAGAGAGATTACCTAGCAAAATGTAAGGGCGTTTTTGTGGCAGAGCTTTGGGTTCTAACCTACTTATGCATGGTGGTCCGAGCCAACACGACTTAATAGTCAGGCTGTGTATCCTGGAGGAGACAGGCCATATGAGGAGTTCTACGACATAAGTAGTGGTTCAAGATTCAACCAGATAAGACTTGAATCTCCTTAAAGAAAGCGAGATATCCGTGCCTCTGTCCGATAGTTTGTAATTCATTTATTATGGATAAT carries:
- the LOC131320281 gene encoding protein SRG1-like isoform X2 is translated as MAATATPSNLEKMILTLPKSVQEMSVNGDDPPQPFIVRDDAPFGPVDTSPPLASIPTIDISLFSPLPSSLQESSIQETEKELDKLRSALSSWGCFQVIGHGISMQFLDKVREVTKKFFELPFEEKQRYGKAAVALQEDQRNLKYWPEKPQDFRETIDEYAMNIDSVVGILFKAMAKSLKLEVSSFSKQFGDRSVMQGRFILYPTCTRPDQVFGVKPHSDGSGVTVLLQDKEVQGLQVLKEDQWLTVPIIPHALFVNLGDQMQILSNGAFTSPTHRVVTNREREKMSVVMFKRPEPENEIEPVDQLVDEKRPRLYKKVKNYSALNYECFQKGLVLLDTLKI
- the LOC131320281 gene encoding protein SRG1-like isoform X1 encodes the protein MAATATPSNLEKMILTLPKSVQEMSVNGDDPPQPFIVRDDAPFGPVDTSPPLASIPTIDISLFSPLPSSLQESSIQETEKELDKLRSALSSWGCFQVIGHGISMQFLDKVREVTKKFFELPFEEKQRYGKAAVALQGYGLDPLVSEKQVLDWCDRLTVLIYPEDQRNLKYWPEKPQDFRETIDEYAMNIDSVVGILFKAMAKSLKLEVSSFSKQFGDRSVMQGRFILYPTCTRPDQVFGVKPHSDGSGVTVLLQDKEVQGLQVLKEDQWLTVPIIPHALFVNLGDQMQILSNGAFTSPTHRVVTNREREKMSVVMFKRPEPENEIEPVDQLVDEKRPRLYKKVKNYSALNYECFQKGLVLLDTLKI